The Myxococcales bacterium genome window below encodes:
- the icd gene encoding NADP-dependent isocitrate dehydrogenase — MPGKIAHENGHLRVPDDPLVAVLYGDGIGPEVVTTALKVVDKAVDRAYGGARRLHWREYSAGAEALRQEGDILPPTTLQAIREYGVALKGPMTTPVGQGYRSANVALRQQLDLYANVRPVRYFPGVPSPLLRPELLDVVIFRENTEDVYAGVEYAAGSKEAVQLIETVRGWGSNVREGSAVGLKPISEFASKRLIRRAIEYSLAKGRRKITLVHKGNIMKFTEGAFRNWGYELARELLGDRLATPEEADADHNPPPGKILVQDKIADAMFQDLIRRPQSHEVIVTTNLNGDYLSDAAAAQVGGLGMAPGANFGDGVAVFEAVHGSAPQYAGQDKVNPTSVILSGAMMLDYFGWPEAARLIENAVEETIMRKIVTYDLAGVMDNATLVSCSGFGKMVEDAMVRG; from the coding sequence ATGCCGGGAAAAATCGCCCATGAAAACGGCCATTTGCGGGTCCCCGACGACCCGTTGGTGGCGGTGCTCTACGGTGACGGGATCGGACCGGAGGTCGTCACGACGGCGTTGAAGGTGGTGGATAAGGCCGTCGACAGGGCTTACGGCGGCGCGCGGCGCCTCCATTGGCGCGAATATTCCGCCGGCGCGGAGGCGTTGCGTCAGGAAGGCGACATTCTCCCGCCCACGACGCTGCAGGCGATCCGCGAATACGGGGTCGCGCTCAAGGGGCCGATGACCACCCCCGTCGGCCAAGGTTATCGCAGCGCCAACGTGGCCTTGCGCCAGCAACTCGACCTGTACGCCAACGTCCGGCCGGTGCGCTATTTTCCGGGCGTCCCCAGTCCCCTGCTCCGTCCGGAACTGCTGGACGTGGTCATCTTCCGCGAAAACACCGAGGACGTTTACGCCGGCGTCGAATACGCGGCCGGCTCGAAAGAAGCCGTGCAGTTGATCGAAACGGTGCGCGGCTGGGGTTCGAACGTGCGGGAAGGCAGCGCCGTCGGTCTGAAGCCGATCAGCGAATTCGCCAGCAAGCGCCTGATCCGCCGCGCCATCGAGTACTCGCTGGCCAAGGGCCGCCGCAAGATCACCCTGGTGCACAAGGGCAACATCATGAAATTCACCGAGGGCGCCTTCCGGAATTGGGGCTACGAGCTGGCGCGCGAGTTGCTCGGCGACCGGCTGGCGACGCCCGAGGAAGCCGACGCCGACCACAACCCGCCGCCGGGCAAGATCCTGGTGCAGGACAAGATCGCCGACGCGATGTTTCAAGACCTGATCCGGCGGCCGCAATCGCACGAGGTCATCGTCACCACCAATCTCAACGGCGATTACCTTTCCGACGCGGCGGCGGCGCAGGTCGGCGGCCTGGGCATGGCGCCGGGCGCGAATTTCGGCGACGGCGTGGCGGTTTTCGAGGCCGTGCACGGCAGCGCGCCGCAATACGCGGGGCAGGACAAGGTCAACCCGACCAGCGTGATCCTATCCGGCGCGATGATGCTCGATTACTTCGGCTGGCCCGAGGCCGCGCGCCTGATCGAGAACGCCGTCGAGGAAACCATCATGCGGAAAATCGTGACCTACGACCTGGCGGGGGTGATGGACAACGCCACGCTCGTTTCGTGCAGCGGCTTCGGCAAGATGGTCGAGGACGCGATGGTCAGGGGATAA